In a genomic window of Vairimorpha necatrix chromosome 12, complete sequence:
- a CDS encoding WD40 repeat domain-containing protein produces MDRIDKFLNRRKQRNKRVIKSNNKYYEITKEDIKMVRKYKKNVCLDSTVDMYRPYNLEFSRDTQETPLNFAVKPTNKKNEEKINKKFVKKHEYVKSVPIKKNVIGDIWDEDLEEYEQNLVLDINEQFTGKLGDLKMNKEDLEKELRTTYLRQYLPREKKTFKISDIIKNNTISEDISTPKEVSKFYNVSGKIFLSENNECVALVDKKNLKIYELKNFYKVYDGEMPGLISKVEFGETIRILLLCETEGTKICELCLETQAIRPVCENNGIVNFSCDKYNLFITSKSVKMMGTNESLKVSKIDKLTNIKTKDDLMIVTTTNSLKIYNITTKSLISDCKIFSYIIDFTVYRNLIFLINNLRKIVIYDYERNVVIHTMAQDCDVLKISYNPARSLLAVSTENDILIFYINIGGNQFALVNRIKGKYENIQFDQRLPWLFTKKGDRLLLYT; encoded by the coding sequence atGGATAGaatagataaatttttgaatagGAGAAAACAGAGAAATAAAAGAGTAATAAAGTCTAATAATAAGTATTATGAGATAACTAAAGAAGATATTAAAATggtaagaaaatataaaaaaaatgtttgttTGGATTCTACAGTTGATATGTACAGACCGTACAATTTAGAATTTTCTAGAGACACACAAGAAACtcctttaaattttgctGTAAAACCaaccaataaaaaaaatgaagaaaaaattaataagaaatttgtaaaaaaacatgagTATGTAAAATCTGTTCCTATTAAGAAAAATGTTATAGGAGATATTTGGGATGAAGATTTAGAAGAATATGAACAAAATCTTGTTTTAGATATTAACGAACAATTTACTGGAAAATTGGGAGATTTAAAGATgaataaagaagatttagaaaaagaGCTTAGAACCACATATTTGAGACAATATCTTCCTAGAGAAAAGAAGACGTTTAAGATTAgtgatattataaaaaataatacgATATCTGAAGATATTAGTACACCAAAAGAAGtttctaaattttataacgTAAGtggtaaaatatttttaagtgAAAATAACGAGTGCGTAGCACTCGttgacaaaaaaaatcttaagATTTACGagttgaaaaatttttacaaagtTTACGACGGAGAAATGCCTGGTCTTATTTCTAAAGTTGAATTTGGTGAAACAATTAGAATACTTTTATTATGTGAAACAGAAGGTACTAAAATATGCGAGCTTTGTTTGGAGACTCAAGCCATTAGACCAGTTTGTGAAAATAATGGCATTGTTAATTTCTCCTGTGACAAATATAATCTATTTATTACAAGCAAATCTGTAAAAATGATGGGGACGAATGAGTCACTGAAAGTTTCTAAGATTGACAAGCTTACTAATATCAAGACCAAAGATGATCTTATGATAGTCACTACAACTAACTCCCTTaagatatataatataactACTAAGTCTCTAATTAGTGATTGTAAGATCTTTTCTTACATTATAGACTTCACTGTTTATCGTAAcctcatatttttaattaataatttgagGAAGATAGTTATTTATGATTATGAGAGAAATGTAGTGATTCATACCATGGCCCAAGATTGTGATGTGCTGAAAATATCTTACAACCCTGCTCGTTCCCTTCTGGCAGTGTCTACAGAAAATGacatattgattttttatattaatattggCGGAAATCAATTTGCGCTTGTTAATAGAATTAAAGGCAAATACgaaaatatacaatttgACCAGAGATTACCTTGGCTTTTTACTAAGAAAGGGGATAGATTATTACTTTAcacataa